In the Salvia miltiorrhiza cultivar Shanhuang (shh) chromosome 8, IMPLAD_Smil_shh, whole genome shotgun sequence genome, AAATTTGTTTCTGTAACCGAACTACCACgctgattgaaaaaaaaaaaaaaaaaaaggtaacaAAACCCAACTTAATGCACGTACCGTTTGACCTGAAGACGCTCTCATGCTCACGAAACTTGCCCCAAATCACTATTCATGGCTTCGATAGCAAGGCATTTTCTTTTGAATGTGTAATTTTGCTTCTTATTTAGAAATTGCTATTTCTTAGTGCCTGAACTACAGTTCCAATTCTATGTGATTTTTTGCACTTTCACTAACTTGGCAAGTAGGCATACACAAGTTTTGCTGCATTCTAATTCTGCTGGTTGACTACATATGTTAGGGCGATTTTCTTACAACACGTTCTGCATATTGAAAATGAGTTGCAGAGAGATAATTCTATAGAAAGCTGAATTCATGCATTGACCTCATTCTTATTGTCTGGCCGCATGAGTTGGTATTGAATAAGGTGATTAACCTCACTGCCAATTTTCCCGGTTTCGCTGATTTTCAGCAAATTGGAGGTCGTACTTCGAAGGTGAACTTCCCTGAGGTGCCAAGAGGTGGTGAAAGGGAAGTAATGAGCCCAAAGATACGAAGCAGCTATCAAGGGTATGTAGACAGCCCTTTCAAAATATATGCAGGCAACCTGAGCTGGAGCCTCACGTCTCAAGCCCTAAGAGAAGCATTTGCTCAACAGCCGGGATACCTGAGCGCCAAGGTCATCTACGATAGGGACTCCGGAAGATCACGAGGCTTTGGGTTCATTACTTTCTCCTCTGCAGAAGAAGTGGAATCTGCATTGAGTGCCATGGATGGAGTGGTAAGAAACTCGTTACTTTATTCGTTTGGAACCTTTTCCGAACATCCTTGTCTAACTTGTTGCTTCTCAAAATGATGCACGTAGGAATTGGAAGGCCGGCCATTGAGGTTAAATCTGGCGGAGCAGAGAGCTGCTGCATCCCCTCCTCCTCCGCCAAAAGTCGAGAACACGTCGGAAAATAGCGAGCTGGTTTCAAGTGCCAGTGCTTGACTGGACATGTGCAGCATGATCCTCGAGTCATATGTTGTGGGATTGTTTTAGTGATTTCATGATGGCCGAGGATATAAGTAGATATATATTGGAATCTGCGGTGTAAGTTTTGGATACAATAGATGAGGCATAAACGTACCATTATTACTAAAGCTTGAGACCATGACCTATAATTTATACATAATTTACTGTTTTTCCATTTTGTAATTTATACACCATGGATTATGgaggcaaaataaaaaagaaaaaaatacatCCACAAGCCACCTCAACTTTAAATTTTAgtcacaagaaaataaaattattatttcgTGGTtggggaaaaagaaaatgaaaagataaaACTCAAGTTACGTCTAAAGCCAATAAGAATTAGGCACAGATTAACAGAACAAGAACCAACAAATTTTTGAACATCAGAATTCAATTTGCCCTTTTCTACACTGCCAATAAGATAATCTTGGTTCATTTTCGTCGAGAACGAAAGAAAATCTTCATTAAGTATTCTGACCCGAGGCAAGAATAGCATCTGCAGCCGAATCCAAATCTTGTGGAAAGAAAACCCTGTACAAGGAAGCTATTTAATGttgcttctttctttttctgacGTTACTCAACAGTTCGTTTAGTCTGAACATGCGGCAAAGAAGCACATACTACATTGCTAAAATAAGTTGAGTTTTTATGCACCGGGTAAAGGAGAGAACACGAGGGAAAAGTACCTGCAGGTGTTGTGGTACATTGCTTTGCCAAGCTGACCAATATCTGCTATACCTTTACAACCAGCCACCACCTCAAGTACTTGGCTGCATGTGATGGCATATGTTGCGTGAAACTCAAATGCGAATAAGAGACAATTTAGTAGCAAAGAAAGTGCGTGCATCGAATATGGTCCATAGTCTTGATACCCTAAAGAACTTTCTCAGAGATGAAGTCTTTATTTGTGTACTAATGCCTTAAATAACAAGTAACAAGCCCTGCAAACAACTAAGTTTATGAAAGTGATTGTCTTCTTACCGCACTAAGCAAGGTTCATTGCGACCTTTGACAATGCACTCTGGGTCATACTTCTCCTTCTTCTTGAACTGCCATGTAGATTGTACATATTTAATACCAGCATGTGTGTTCTTGATTTCACAATATGGGGAATCAGTTTCAATCATCAGCCGGTCAAGAGGAATTCCCTTCACAACGTCAAGATTCTCGGCATTTCTCAAAGAGCAACCATTTAGGCCTATAAAGAATGAGAAGCAGATGATTGGAAAGGAAAACAAGAATGATTGAAGGAAATCCCTGGTATGTAGAGGATGGCAGAGCAGAACTCATGGCATCTGAGCAGTAACGCCATTCACCTATGAATAGATTATCGAATGAAAGAAGACGATCACGATCTTCGGCACTACCAGTAAAAGAGTGAGCAACCCCAGAGAAAAATCTGCCAGAACAATGGCAGGGAAAGCAAGATTAAAGTTCTAGTCCTGAAAGAGTATTAGAAAACAAAAAGAGagtatatatattctttttaaaAAGTCTTAGAAGTTTGGTGTTGGATGGGGGGTTATCTTGATTTTCAGAatgaacaaaataaaataaaaatcttgtAGTGTTCACTTAAATAACCAAAAATTTGCAATGAGTGTAATCATATATGGTGGTTTTGATTAATCAACAGTTCAACACTTATGCTGTGCCATCCTTACATGGATTGAAATCATATATAATGGTTTTACGTGACTGGAATAGTAGCATCACTGTACAATATTACCTATTAGCTCTTCTATCATCAACATGGTGGCAGCAACAACTAAATCACGGTATAAGCCAATTAGCTATTCTCAAAGTTTTAGTAACCAATATATCTTACCTATGTTTGTTTCGCTCGAGAATATTGCAGAAATCCTCAGCCGCTGCTCGCATGTGGAGAAACATTGGCAACTTCATAGCATATGCCAACTCAAATTGCTTCTCGAAGTACCTTATTTTTAAACCAAGTAGCATAAGGAAAAGGCATGACAAGTAGTCAATAGAGGTTCAGAAAAGATCAGGTTAAAAAATAATGGAAGGAAACAGCATTAGTAAAATGGAAAACAAGTTTTTCAAGCAAGCACATACTTTTGTTGAATTTCGACTGGGCAGAAATGAAGCCTATCATAATCCAATCCACATTCCCCAACTGCCACCACCTTGCTTGAAACATTGATATTGACACAAGATATCACAATTGCTATAAAGGCTATAAGCTACCTCTCACCGTCAAAATTTGACGGAAATTAAGCAGTATTATATGCTTAAgtttaagaaagaaaaagaaaaaaacagtTGTTTCCGATGCAAGTATGGGATACTTGGATGGTCTTCATAAAGTTCAAAAACATATTTTAGCTGAAGGAAAGCAAGAAACAAACCTACCTTTCCTTTGTCAACTCCCTCTCTAGCCAACGACAAAAGAGCCTGAAAATGTCTCTCTGGATCACCACTATCATCAAATTCCTGGTCCACAACAGCAAAGTAAATGATGAAAACATCTCCAAATATACCACATTATGAGAGATTACATCAAAATAGGTTCTTCCTCAACACATGAATTTAGGAATGAAATCTCACTTTACATCTTGTTGGGTGTACCCCAACTGTGCAGAAAAGTCTTGCTGCAATAACAAAATATCAACATTATTAGCACTTACGGTAGAAAAATTGTAGTTACAAGTAAACCTATAGTGCAAATGGAAAGCATAAAACTACCATCAGTTTCAGCAATAGCAAGAGCTTCTTTTGACTCCTCAAGGGAGCCCCCTGTCACCTGAAATATTTAACACAATAGAAATCATGTGATCTCACAAAACCTATGAAGAAAACTTGAATCTAGTCATATCCAGTTTTTCCAGTCACACATGTTATACCGGCAGAAACATTGGCAACTTCTTTCCCAATTAGTCATAATTTATCTTATAAAGGGCTCAATTCCAGTACTTTGATTACTAACAGCTGAGGGCATTGTACTCAATAGGCCACTAACAGCTGCAAACATGAATCCAAGTTAAGGAGCATAGTTTTCATTTTGTCTACTATTAGTTATCCTTTTCAAACATGCATCTATCTATTTATACGATCCAAAACagcaataattaatataaaaatatgcaGAGCTCGTCAAGAAAAGAGTTATCGGACACGGCACTTACAATAATCCGATCGACTCCGGCGCTCCAAGCCCTACTAAGCACAGCGGCAATATCAGCAACGTGATATTGCTTCCCGTTGTAAATTCCTCCGAACATTCCATCTGCCaatttttagaattaatttaaaCTTTCATACATGATTACAACTTCTAAAACAGAGTAgtctaaaatttcaatttttcggAGTTAACCTGTGAAGTTGACGGCAATGTCTGCAACAGAAATGAAAAGGTGGAATCACGAAACTACATATATAACATTCACCAAAGAAGAGAAAGTGGAAATTAAGGAAGAAATTATTTGCCTATCATTCGTACACTCCCGCTGCTCGCCATGGCCAATTCTTCTGAGAGAAACGAAATTGTCTGCTTGTGTAGACTGGAGAGAGCGGGTGTGTGTGCGCGCACCCAAACAGCAACTCTTCGAACAATGTCGCCCGTGACATATGACGATTTTGCCTGTAGTTTTGCGAGAATGAAATAAGCGCAACATAGGAGTATTAATTTTAGGTCAAAGTCGCGTGTAACACTAGTAAATTTGTGATAATAGAGTTCGTGGGAAATATAAATTTGAGGATGAAACTTGCGTTTAACATCTCGTTTCGTTATAgttcttctcaaaaaaaaaaaaaataaataaataaataaataaaaataacttctAAAAAAACATCTCGTTATAGttcgttcaaaaaaaaaaaaaaagtttcaacATAGCGTATTAAAGAGGTACAACCGCATTGATTCGCATCAAAATCCTAACTCGCATTTTGATTCGAACTTGCATCttgacccaaatcgtgtaaatgacactatgcttatataaataacactgtaacattttaaaatattatagtgtcattttcaatcttataatgtcatttacaatcttataatgCCAACTACAGaaagtgttatttatatttttgaataatatCAATTATACAATgtatcatttacaatgttatagtgtcatttatacgcaatgTCTTTTGTATAACAAAATAATATCAATTACAGGCAGTGTTATTtttataactgaatagtgttatttacacgatttggatcAGAATACGGGTTCAGATCAAAATGTGGGTCAGGGTCTAAGTGCGGATCAACACGATTATACAGTCAACCCGGTTGTACCCAAGATCACCTCTTAAAATTTTTATCGATCAAATAATATGTGCAATTGTTAACTACCTATATGTGGATCTTGTTTCTTTTTTCGTGTATATGAAATAAATACTACTCTCCCCGtctgcgatatcgtttccatatTTGTCATTTTGGTTCGTCCGCGATGTTGTTTCCACTTCCGTTTATAGTTATAAGGTCCACATAACACTTTATTCTCGTAACCttatattttcatcaaaaaGTATCTTTATTGTGGgatccaaactccactcactacaatatcTCACTATTATCTACTACTATCTAtcacttttcttaaaatccgtgccgtccacaatgtgtaAACGATATCGcgaacagagggagtaattgatTATTGTATCAACCATGTCCATCACAGTAATAATGTAATAGTACAATTTCTAATAGAACTGACATTTGCatctcgtgcaatgcacgcaaagcattttcatatttatatattaatataaaattgattccAACTCAATGATCATATgtataaacataataaaaatatatatattttaactgaatatatttaagttgaatattaaaaaaataaatcacaacATTAAAAactgatattatgaaaaggcaaaaatagtaagttaaaaaaattcacaacattaaaaatagatattatgaaaaggcaaaaataataaattattaaaaaaatgagagatagagaatttttaaaaaatttaatctttaaataaaaataacttttatattttaaattaaatatttatataaatatatcaaattaaagcttttatcggatctttaatttgatatgcatattaaatattttataattagtcaaattttaaaatattagaaataaataaaataaaaaattaagaagataaaggaaaatgaaataaaaagaaaaaatatatagttaacaaataaatcttcaattttattataactacaaaattaccacttaattttaaaatttatttcaaatagtATAGATAAGTAATTATGTTGTTAATGCATGCTTCGTACTACAATTTGGATTGTCTAAAAGGAAATGTTATATAGTTAGTCCCCAATTTTTTCACGGGGATATTATTATGAGTATTGAGtagattttaaaaatatttaaattgaaataataaaattaaaaattattaattaataaaaaatttaaaaattaaccaCACTTGCCATATTATCCTttgcataaaaaaatttaaaatttatgattttcaatttattttcacaTTCACCATATATCACAAATATTCATCAAGTTTGCCTCTATTTTGGATCGGCCCCGCCTACGAGCCGCACCGAGGTGCGCAATCTTTGCCACCATGCGAGCCACCTTATATTCACAACACACACAACGGGAAACGACCGCAACTTGGTCGGGCCGAGGAGATTTATGGCTGCGATCCTTCTCAGTTCTTTCTGGTGCGTGTTTATGAGATTTAAGCACATCTTTATTGATGTAGATAATTGAGATCTAAGATTAAATTAGAAGCGCATTTGAATTCATATTTCTATCCTTGAATTTAAATTTGCTTGTATGGTATGCATCACTACCTGGAATTTCTACAGAGAATTTTGCGTATAAGAAATGCACGGTTCCTATTGTGTGTCTCGGGGTTTGATAACCAAATGATTTTATGTgtataatacttcctccgtcctacTCCAATAagtttattttcctttttgggatgtcccactccaataggctcattttcctttttgtgtaaaaaaattgtaagtgtggaccacaccactttactactaaaaagtaagttttcttaatctacATGTCCAAAAGAAGTAAGCCTATGgaatgagacggatggagtaataagtTATAAGTCaatatatcaaagtattcattttcatataaaaataataattagttgttctagaattcacaactaattctattattaattattttagtggatattttattttattttatataagaaTGAATACTTTGATGTATTGACTCTattatttatcttataatttCTAATGGTACCttaaatttctatatttaaGAATACCAATACGAAAGGTGTAACAGTCTTCTGAAAAatgcataattttttgtttaaaaaaaattgaacgctTAAATTTCACTCAAAACTCGTTTTATTTGATATAGGCTTCTCATCAATGAGATTAACTTCCCCCGTTAGTGTGTTGTTTTCTTTCAAGCCTTTTTCTGTTACATCTATTTGTAGTTTGTAAGTCGCATAATGTATGCACTAGTTTGAAAAGAAACAACCTCTTGCCCAATAAGATTCGTAtattaatcaatcaatcaatcaattatttatttgattaagaAACTTAAAATTTCTAAAATGTAagtcgagaaaataaaataaaatttggcaTGTTATTTTGCAATAAAGTGTGACCTAGTAGATGAATATTGCtactttattaataattaggaagaaacaattgataaaaaaaatgctgAAACATAAACAAATAGTTGACCATACTCCGTCCAAAAAAACTAATCATAGAGCATGTTCTAAGAAGAAATACTTGagcacttttaaaacaaaatactaCTAAT is a window encoding:
- the LOC130996749 gene encoding uncharacterized protein LOC130996749, with the protein product MASSGSVRMIDIAVNFTDGMFGGIYNGKQYHVADIAAVLSRAWSAGVDRIIVTGGSLEESKEALAIAETDARLFCTVGVHPTRCKEFDDSGDPERHFQALLSLAREGVDKGKVVAVGECGLDYDRLHFCPVEIQQKYFEKQFELAYAMKLPMFLHMRAAAEDFCNILERNKHRFFSGVAHSFTGSAEDRDRLLSFDNLFIGLNGCSLRNAENLDVVKGIPLDRLMIETDSPYCEIKNTHAGIKYVQSTWQFKKKEKYDPECIVKGRNEPCLVRQVLEVVAGCKGIADIGQLGKAMYHNTCRVFFPQDLDSAADAILASGQNT